From the genome of Neisseria lisongii, one region includes:
- a CDS encoding MmcQ/YjbR family DNA-binding protein yields MNIPAAKLGLPNGSDTEIINLKCEPALLGGLRQSSGVYPAYHMNKEHWFSLDLNSDFAAEEVLRLLDLSFDLTR; encoded by the coding sequence ATGAATATTCCTGCGGCCAAACTGGGGCTGCCGAATGGTTCGGATACCGAGATTATCAATCTGAAATGCGAACCTGCCCTGCTCGGCGGCCTGCGCCAAAGCAGCGGCGTGTATCCTGCGTATCATATGAATAAGGAACATTGGTTCAGCTTGGATTTGAACAGTGATTTTGCGGCGGAAGAAGTGTTGCGGCTGCTGGATTTGAGTTTTGATTTAACCCGCTGA
- a CDS encoding valine--tRNA ligase, which yields MLDKYNPAEIESKHYRNWESRGYFQPNMDLSKPAFSIQLPPPNVTGTLHMGHAFNQTIMDGLTRYYRMKGCNTAWIPGTDHAGIATQIVVERQLAAQNVSRHDLGREKFLEKVWEWKEQSGGTITEQMRRVGCSADWTREYFTMDDVRAETVSEVFVRLYEQGLIYRGKRLVNWDPVLGTAVSDLEVESVEEQGSMWHIRYPLADNPSEAVIVATTRPETLLGDVAVAVNPEDERYTHLIGKQLTLPLTGRTIPVIADEYVEKDFGTGCVKITPAHDFNDYEVGKRHDTALINVFDLEAKILAQAEVFNFKGEAQQGFALPESYAGLDRFAARKQLVADLQEQGLLAEVKPHTLMTPKGDRTGSVIEPMLTSQWFVAMSAAPNGGEPDSEFKGLSLADKAKKAVDSGAVRFIPENWVNTYNQWMNNIQDWCISRQLWWGHQIPAWYDEAGNVYVARNQEDAEKLAGKTGLTRDEDVLDTWFSSALVPFSTLGWPSETDELKAFLPSNVLVTGYEIIFFWVARMIMMTTHFTGKVPFKDVYIHGIVRDHEGKKMSKSEGNVIDPVDLIDGIDLEQLLVKRTTGLRRPEKAPQVVEATKKLFPEGIPVFGADALRFTMASYASLGRSVNFDFKRAEGYRNFCNKLWNATNFVLMNTEGKDCGQDETQPLAFTFADQWIIGRLQQTEAAVAEAFETYRFDLAAQTLYEFVWNEYCDWYIELAKVQIQTGCPTTQRTTRRTLVRVLEAILRLLHPIMPYITEELWQTVAPLANAKHTDSIMLAAYPQADNGKIVPAAFDKITALQDLAGAVRNLRGEMGIAPNVKAPLFVEGGSDLADLLKYLPALTRLTEAKLVETLPESEDAPVAVCNGARLMLKVEIDKAAETARLGKEAEKLQKALDKLNAKLSKPGYTEKAPAHLVEKDKAELAELEDKMAKVQTQLAKLKD from the coding sequence ATGTTAGACAAATACAATCCCGCCGAAATCGAATCCAAACATTACCGCAACTGGGAAAGCCGAGGCTATTTCCAACCGAATATGGATTTATCCAAACCCGCATTTTCCATCCAACTGCCGCCGCCGAACGTAACCGGTACGCTGCACATGGGTCATGCGTTCAACCAAACGATTATGGACGGCCTCACCCGCTACTACCGCATGAAGGGCTGTAACACCGCATGGATTCCGGGTACCGACCATGCCGGTATCGCCACGCAGATTGTGGTTGAACGCCAACTGGCGGCGCAAAACGTGTCCCGCCACGATTTGGGGCGCGAAAAATTCCTTGAGAAAGTGTGGGAATGGAAAGAGCAGTCGGGCGGCACGATTACCGAGCAAATGCGCCGTGTGGGCTGCTCCGCCGATTGGACACGGGAATATTTCACGATGGACGACGTGCGTGCCGAAACCGTCAGCGAAGTATTCGTGCGCCTGTATGAGCAAGGTCTGATTTATCGGGGCAAACGCTTGGTGAACTGGGATCCCGTATTGGGAACGGCGGTTTCCGATTTGGAAGTGGAAAGCGTGGAAGAACAAGGCTCGATGTGGCACATCCGCTATCCGCTGGCGGACAATCCGAGCGAAGCCGTGATTGTGGCGACTACCCGTCCCGAAACGCTGCTGGGCGACGTTGCCGTTGCCGTCAATCCCGAAGACGAACGCTATACCCACTTAATCGGCAAACAATTAACCCTGCCGCTGACCGGCCGCACCATTCCCGTGATTGCCGACGAATATGTCGAAAAAGATTTCGGCACGGGCTGCGTGAAAATCACGCCGGCGCACGACTTCAACGACTACGAAGTCGGCAAACGCCACGATACCGCCCTGATTAATGTGTTTGACTTGGAAGCGAAAATCCTCGCCCAAGCCGAAGTGTTCAATTTCAAAGGCGAAGCGCAACAAGGCTTTGCCCTACCCGAATCATACGCAGGCTTGGATCGTTTTGCCGCCCGCAAACAGCTTGTTGCCGATTTGCAGGAACAAGGTTTACTGGCGGAAGTGAAACCGCATACCCTGATGACTCCGAAAGGCGACCGCACCGGCTCGGTGATTGAACCCATGCTCACCAGCCAATGGTTTGTCGCCATGTCCGCCGCACCGAACGGCGGCGAACCCGACAGCGAATTCAAAGGCTTGAGCCTTGCCGACAAAGCCAAAAAAGCGGTGGACAGCGGCGCAGTCCGCTTTATCCCCGAAAACTGGGTCAATACCTACAACCAATGGATGAACAATATCCAAGACTGGTGCATTTCCCGCCAATTATGGTGGGGACACCAAATTCCGGCATGGTATGACGAAGCAGGCAATGTGTATGTTGCCCGCAATCAGGAAGATGCCGAAAAACTGGCGGGCAAAACCGGTCTGACCCGTGATGAAGACGTATTGGATACATGGTTCTCATCGGCTTTGGTGCCGTTTTCTACGCTCGGCTGGCCGTCTGAAACCGATGAACTCAAAGCCTTTTTGCCGAGCAATGTATTGGTAACCGGCTACGAAATCATCTTCTTCTGGGTGGCGCGCATGATTATGATGACCACCCACTTCACCGGCAAAGTGCCGTTTAAAGACGTGTACATTCACGGCATCGTGCGCGATCACGAAGGCAAAAAAATGTCCAAATCCGAAGGTAACGTGATTGACCCTGTCGATTTGATTGACGGCATTGATTTGGAACAATTATTGGTAAAACGCACCACCGGCCTGCGCCGCCCCGAAAAAGCACCGCAAGTGGTCGAAGCCACCAAAAAACTGTTCCCTGAGGGCATTCCCGTATTCGGTGCCGACGCATTGCGTTTCACGATGGCAAGCTATGCCAGCCTTGGTCGCAGCGTTAATTTCGACTTCAAACGTGCCGAAGGCTACCGCAACTTCTGCAACAAATTGTGGAACGCCACCAACTTCGTGCTGATGAACACCGAAGGCAAAGACTGCGGTCAAGACGAAACCCAGCCTTTGGCGTTTACTTTTGCCGACCAATGGATTATCGGCCGCTTGCAACAGACCGAAGCCGCCGTTGCCGAAGCCTTTGAAACCTACCGCTTCGACCTTGCCGCCCAAACCCTGTATGAATTTGTGTGGAACGAATATTGCGACTGGTATATCGAATTGGCGAAAGTGCAAATCCAAACCGGCTGTCCGACCACCCAACGCACCACCCGCCGCACACTGGTTCGGGTATTGGAAGCCATTTTGCGCCTGCTGCACCCGATTATGCCGTACATCACTGAAGAGTTATGGCAGACCGTTGCCCCGCTCGCCAACGCCAAACACACCGACAGCATTATGCTTGCCGCCTACCCGCAGGCGGATAACGGCAAAATCGTTCCCGCCGCATTCGACAAAATCACCGCCCTGCAAGACTTGGCAGGCGCAGTGCGCAACCTGCGCGGCGAAATGGGCATAGCCCCGAACGTGAAAGCACCGCTGTTTGTCGAAGGCGGCAGCGATTTGGCAGACCTGCTCAAATACCTTCCGGCACTGACCCGACTGACCGAAGCCAAATTGGTCGAAACCTTACCCGAAAGCGAAGACGCACCCGTCGCCGTCTGCAACGGCGCACGCCTGATGTTGAAAGTAGAAATCGACAAAGCCGCCGAAACCGCACGTTTGGGTAAAGAAGCCGAGAAGCTGCAAAAAGCCCTCGACAAACTCAACGCCAAACTCTCCAAACCCGGCTACACCGAAAAAGCACCGGCACATCTGGTGGAAAAAGACAAAGCCGAATTGGCAGAGTTGGAAGACAAAATGGCGAAAGTGCAAACCCAGTTGGCAAAACTGAAAGACTAA
- a CDS encoding helix-turn-helix domain-containing protein, producing the protein MKSFAKIDNIREIRKKLGLNQIDFWGQIGVTQSGGSRYESGRNMPKPVRELLRLVHVERINLANVNQNDMTVLALLKEKHADLYADLKKEAKAINKKK; encoded by the coding sequence ATGAAGTCGTTTGCAAAAATTGACAATATCCGCGAAATCCGCAAAAAACTCGGTTTGAACCAAATTGATTTTTGGGGGCAAATCGGGGTAACCCAGTCGGGCGGTTCACGCTATGAATCCGGCCGCAATATGCCCAAGCCCGTGCGCGAGCTGCTGCGTTTGGTACACGTCGAGCGCATCAACCTTGCCAACGTGAATCAGAACGATATGACCGTATTGGCGCTGTTGAAAGAGAAACACGCCGATTTGTATGCCGATTTGAAAAAAGAAGCCAAAGCCATCAATAAGAAAAAATAA
- the map gene encoding type I methionyl aminopeptidase, giving the protein MDKVIIKTPEEIEKMRELGRLVAEALDYIGQFVKPGVTTNEIDKLVYDYHVNVQGGYPAPLNYGNPPYPKSCCTSVNHVICHGIPDDKPLKEGDIINIDLTIKKDGFHGDSSRMFAVGKISPIAQRLIDVTHASMMAGIEAVKPGATLGDVGYACQSVAENAGYSVVQEFCGHGIGRGFHEAPQVVHYGRRGQGLVLQPGMIFTIEPMINQGKRHLRILNDGWTVVTKDRSLSAQWEHEVLVTETGYEILTVSPASGKP; this is encoded by the coding sequence ATGGATAAAGTGATTATCAAAACCCCTGAAGAAATCGAAAAAATGCGCGAGCTGGGTCGTTTGGTGGCCGAGGCGCTCGACTATATCGGGCAATTCGTCAAACCGGGCGTAACCACCAACGAAATCGACAAGCTGGTTTACGATTACCATGTCAATGTGCAGGGCGGCTATCCTGCGCCGCTCAACTACGGCAATCCGCCGTATCCGAAATCCTGCTGCACTTCCGTCAATCACGTGATTTGCCACGGCATTCCCGACGATAAGCCGCTGAAAGAGGGCGACATCATCAACATCGATCTGACGATTAAAAAAGACGGTTTTCACGGCGATTCCAGCCGGATGTTTGCCGTGGGCAAAATCAGCCCGATTGCCCAACGTCTGATTGACGTAACCCACGCTTCGATGATGGCGGGGATTGAGGCGGTGAAGCCGGGTGCGACTTTGGGCGATGTCGGCTATGCCTGCCAGAGCGTTGCCGAAAACGCCGGTTATTCAGTGGTGCAGGAATTTTGCGGCCACGGCATCGGTAGGGGCTTTCACGAAGCACCGCAGGTGGTGCATTACGGCCGCAGAGGACAGGGGCTGGTGTTGCAGCCGGGCATGATTTTCACCATCGAGCCGATGATTAATCAGGGCAAACGCCATCTGCGCATTCTCAACGACGGTTGGACGGTGGTTACCAAAGACCGTTCGCTTTCTGCGCAGTGGGAACATGAAGTGCTGGTAACCGAAACCGGTTACGAAATCCTGACCGTCAGCCCCGCCAGCGGCAAACCTTAA